In Nitratiruptor sp. YY09-18, a single window of DNA contains:
- the nhaA gene encoding Na+/H+ antiporter NhaA yields the protein MRVLNIFKGETGVGILLILSTFLALFLANSPFSNFYTSFLDTPITIQFSQLVLAKPLILWVNDGLMAIFFFLVGLEVKRELLEGSLSSLSKVSLPAIAALGGMATPALIYMLLNFNDPIAMRGWAIPTATDIAFALGILALLGNRIPQSLKVFLMALAIIDDLGAIIIIALFYTKQLSITSLFVASGAIVGLFLLNYFKVARKSFYILFGIVLWTSVLKSGVHATLAGVVLAMFIPLKPIHGKSLLKEFEHELHGFVSYFVLPLFAFVNAGIDLRGLEMQKLFTGAPLGIILGLFAGKQLGVFGFSLLATKCKLAKMPENVSLRKFYGVSVLTGIGFTMSLFIDSLAFGDASLFKFADKLAILLGSLLSGIAGYVILRKS from the coding sequence ATGAGAGTATTAAATATTTTTAAGGGCGAAACAGGAGTTGGAATACTCTTAATTCTCTCTACTTTTTTGGCTCTCTTTTTGGCTAATTCCCCTTTTAGCAATTTCTATACTAGTTTTTTGGATACGCCTATTACAATACAGTTTTCTCAGCTTGTACTTGCAAAACCTCTAATTTTGTGGGTCAATGATGGCCTTATGGCTATATTTTTCTTCCTCGTAGGACTCGAGGTCAAAAGGGAACTTCTAGAAGGGTCTCTCTCTTCACTATCAAAAGTTTCACTTCCAGCAATTGCCGCACTCGGTGGCATGGCTACTCCAGCTCTAATATATATGCTTCTCAATTTCAATGACCCCATAGCTATGAGGGGATGGGCAATTCCGACTGCAACAGATATCGCTTTTGCGCTAGGGATACTTGCTCTTCTTGGAAATCGCATCCCTCAAAGCCTCAAAGTCTTTTTGATGGCACTTGCAATCATTGATGACTTGGGTGCAATTATTATAATTGCTCTATTTTACACGAAACAGCTCTCAATTACATCATTGTTCGTTGCTTCAGGAGCGATTGTTGGGCTATTTCTTCTCAATTATTTTAAGGTCGCAAGGAAATCTTTTTATATATTATTTGGAATTGTGCTTTGGACAAGCGTGCTCAAATCTGGCGTCCATGCTACACTAGCTGGTGTTGTTTTAGCGATGTTTATCCCTCTCAAACCAATTCATGGTAAGAGCCTTCTTAAAGAGTTTGAGCATGAGCTTCATGGATTTGTGAGTTACTTTGTCCTCCCACTCTTTGCATTTGTCAATGCTGGTATAGATCTTAGAGGACTAGAGATGCAAAAACTCTTCACTGGTGCACCACTTGGAATCATACTTGGACTCTTTGCAGGCAAACAGCTGGGAGTATTTGGATTTTCTCTTCTTGCAACAAAATGCAAACTTGCCAAAATGCCAGAAAATGTGTCATTAAGAAAATTTTATGGTGTGAGTGTTCTCACTGGAATCGGCTTTACTATGAGTCTTTTTATCGACTCACTTGCATTTGGTGATGCATCACTGTTTAAATTTGCAGACAAATTGGCAATACTGCTTGGATCGCTCCTCTCAGGTATTGCAGGATATGTAATTTTACGAAAATCTTAA